One part of the Bdellovibrio sp. KM01 genome encodes these proteins:
- a CDS encoding DUF2817 domain-containing protein gives MQHQIFHQSSWAKSASGKNIELYKKSHSLSDFSERPILFVGGVHGDEPEGVRLAQDLLQWLQENEKTQSAKIRPWILIPNINPDGSSQNQRTNGSGVDLNRNFPSSDWSPDAKAPRYYPGPSPGSEPEVQALVKLIEDEKPHLIVHFHSWEPCVVYTGEPGKKAAEILATGTGYEHREDIGYPTPGSLGQYGWIDKKTPVVCIEELSGEDLNKVWPHFRTGLEMLLTGKGV, from the coding sequence CATCGGGAAAAAACATAGAGCTGTATAAAAAATCACACAGCTTGAGTGACTTTTCAGAACGCCCCATTCTCTTTGTGGGCGGCGTCCATGGCGACGAACCCGAGGGAGTTCGCCTGGCTCAGGATCTATTGCAATGGCTTCAGGAAAACGAGAAAACGCAAAGCGCGAAAATACGTCCTTGGATTCTTATTCCCAATATCAATCCCGACGGCTCCTCTCAAAATCAAAGAACCAACGGCAGCGGCGTCGACCTGAATCGCAACTTTCCCAGCAGCGATTGGAGCCCTGACGCTAAAGCTCCCAGATACTATCCCGGCCCTTCGCCCGGGAGTGAGCCCGAAGTTCAAGCTTTGGTAAAACTCATTGAGGACGAAAAGCCACATCTCATAGTACACTTCCATTCATGGGAGCCTTGCGTTGTCTATACCGGTGAACCGGGCAAAAAGGCCGCCGAGATTTTGGCAACTGGCACCGGATATGAGCATCGTGAGGATATTGGCTACCCAACTCCCGGAAGCTTGGGTCAGTACGGTTGGATCGATAAAAAAACGCCCGTTGTCTGCATCGAGGAACTGAGCGGAGAAGATCTCAACAAAGTATGGCCTCACTTTAGAACTGGATTGGAAATGCTCCTTACAGGAAAAGGCGTTTAG